In Streptomyces sp. RFCAC02, the following proteins share a genomic window:
- a CDS encoding type I polyketide synthase, with translation MNGQKQNDAIPADIAVIGMGCRFPGADSPDQYWQNIREGVESIRFFDDDELRAAGVPDRLRASPRYVPASAALQGAEDFDADYFGYVAREAELMDPQHRLFLECALWAFEDAGYDPARYPGLVGVYAGSTMNTYLLVNLVGNRRMLDAVGDHATMIGNDKDYLALRVAHKLDLHGPAVAVQTACSTSLTAIHLAAQAILAGECDMAIAGGASLRVPHNAGYLQNATASEDGHCRSFDAGSTGSVVGNGAGAVLLKHLDDALRDGDHIHAVIAGTSIGNDGRGKASFTAPGVDGQARAAAGAVASAGLTADVIDYVEAHGTGTPLGDPIEVAGLTKAFRLTTDRRNYCAIGSVKANIGHLDAAAGVAGFIKAVMCLKNRSIPPVLHFREPNPEIDFASGPFYVPTELLPMEGEPGRPRHASVHSLGMGGANAHAVLREAPGPAAGAPAPDSQLVVLSARSEAALAERMEQTARWMREHPGAVLADVAYTLQVGRIEHEHRASVVARDLADAASALGARGSARIRTSETVDGGGPLVLLFPGQGSQSVGMGAELHRTEPVFRDAVDECLALMPADVAGRLRPLLLTRRDPSADGLTATDLAQPALFTVEYALARLLLSYGMKPAALLGHSIGEYVAATLAGVFSLPDALSVVAARGRMVADLPGGSMLGVPLPEARVRELIGGQDLSIAAVNGSALVSVAGPHEAVDAFEARLRADGVASRRLRVSHAFHSAMLDPVVADFTAEVAKAALNPPAIPVVSCVTGRTLTDEEATDPGYWARQLRETVRFADGLREAAAPPGSVLVEAGPGRQLAALAGAELGERHAPVATLMPGADQRGSERAALLDGLAELWHQGVGIDWQGTHEHPRLRVPLPTYPFQRTRCWIDAPADNAAAAPEEAAPRGPEEWIHRPRWTQVPREAGAGSVPRDVLVLADRSGVGAALGERLTALGGRVTTVDAGADPAAALRAALAAPGSRPDAVVHLRSLDAAPGDDTDREQALGLRSLLGLLPAGGARPPRLLYVTRHVFDVTGEDPVRPGLATAVGLCRVVPQETSWACRVVELDPRDPRERLSETAADLVAELADEASQASPVALRGRSRFVRAHVRTHVGNQAPASAGTHLLVGGLGLIGRTLAAEILRDPAARVVLYDRADPAALAPPARRELAELRALGGDRLTVRRGDAEDTAALTEAVREAARPDGRLAGVVYTPGMSVADGIRAVLDSPPELFAQHMATKMTGLHALDAALDGVAYDRCLIVGSLSSLLGGVGGAAYTAANWYADTYVALRNRTAERRWLNVQWEHWREPDAPGPRDAADCGPREAKELYRLLTAAGEGPFTVCAADPDAREALARRAEADSRAAAPPAGGAPAKSASAGTAKSRPKMSVPFVAPRDETEEYVAGMWRDLLGIDEIGVRDSFFELGGQSLLAMQLVGRLRDAHGIELPLGEIFQEATVATIAQMIRAAGETPPAEAPGPDRAADLAVGDVAPADLEALLSEIEGLSSADIEAALDTEGEENA, from the coding sequence TTGAACGGTCAGAAGCAGAACGACGCGATCCCCGCCGACATCGCGGTGATCGGCATGGGCTGCCGGTTCCCCGGCGCGGACAGCCCGGACCAGTACTGGCAGAACATCCGTGAGGGCGTCGAGTCGATCCGGTTCTTCGACGACGACGAACTGCGGGCCGCCGGAGTGCCCGACCGGCTGCGGGCGAGCCCCCGCTACGTACCGGCGTCCGCCGCCCTGCAGGGGGCGGAGGACTTCGACGCCGACTACTTCGGGTACGTCGCCAGGGAAGCCGAGCTGATGGACCCGCAGCACCGGCTGTTCCTGGAGTGCGCCCTGTGGGCCTTCGAGGACGCGGGCTACGACCCGGCCCGCTACCCGGGGCTCGTCGGCGTCTACGCGGGCTCCACCATGAACACGTACCTGCTGGTCAACCTGGTCGGCAACCGGCGGATGCTGGACGCGGTCGGGGACCACGCCACCATGATCGGCAACGACAAGGACTACCTGGCGCTGCGGGTCGCCCACAAGCTCGACCTCCACGGCCCGGCCGTCGCCGTGCAGACCGCCTGCTCCACCTCCCTCACCGCGATCCACCTCGCCGCGCAGGCGATCCTGGCCGGCGAGTGCGACATGGCCATCGCGGGCGGCGCGTCGCTGCGGGTGCCCCACAACGCGGGCTACCTCCAGAACGCCACCGCCTCGGAGGACGGCCACTGCCGCAGCTTCGACGCCGGCTCCACCGGCAGCGTGGTCGGCAACGGCGCCGGAGCCGTCCTGCTCAAGCACCTCGACGACGCGCTGCGCGACGGGGACCACATCCACGCCGTCATCGCCGGCACGTCGATCGGCAACGACGGCCGGGGCAAGGCCAGTTTCACCGCGCCCGGCGTCGACGGCCAGGCCCGCGCCGCCGCCGGCGCCGTCGCGTCGGCCGGTCTGACCGCCGACGTCATCGACTACGTCGAGGCCCACGGCACGGGCACGCCGCTGGGCGACCCGATCGAGGTCGCCGGGCTCACCAAGGCGTTCCGGCTCACCACCGACCGCAGGAACTACTGCGCCATCGGCTCGGTCAAGGCCAACATCGGCCACCTCGACGCCGCCGCCGGGGTCGCCGGGTTCATCAAGGCCGTCATGTGCCTGAAGAACAGGTCGATCCCCCCGGTGCTGCACTTCCGCGAGCCCAACCCCGAGATCGACTTCGCCTCGGGACCGTTCTACGTGCCGACGGAGCTGCTGCCGATGGAGGGCGAGCCGGGACGGCCGCGCCACGCCTCGGTGCACTCGCTCGGCATGGGCGGCGCCAACGCCCACGCGGTGCTGCGCGAGGCCCCCGGACCCGCGGCCGGCGCGCCCGCGCCCGACAGCCAGCTCGTGGTGCTCTCCGCGCGCAGCGAGGCGGCGCTCGCCGAGCGGATGGAGCAGACCGCCCGCTGGATGCGCGAGCACCCCGGCGCCGTACTGGCCGACGTGGCCTACACCCTCCAGGTCGGCCGGATCGAGCACGAGCACCGCGCCAGCGTGGTGGCCCGCGACCTGGCCGACGCCGCGAGCGCCCTGGGCGCCAGGGGCTCCGCGCGCATCCGCACCTCGGAGACCGTCGACGGGGGCGGCCCCCTCGTCCTCCTCTTCCCCGGCCAGGGCAGCCAGAGCGTCGGCATGGGGGCCGAACTGCACCGAACGGAGCCGGTGTTCCGTGACGCGGTGGACGAGTGCCTCGCCCTCATGCCCGCCGACGTCGCGGGCCGCCTCCGGCCGCTGCTGCTGACCCGCCGCGACCCGTCGGCCGACGGCCTGACCGCCACCGACCTCGCCCAGCCCGCGCTGTTCACCGTCGAGTACGCCCTCGCCAGGCTGCTGCTCTCGTACGGCATGAAACCGGCGGCCCTGCTCGGGCACAGCATCGGCGAGTACGTGGCCGCGACGCTGGCGGGCGTCTTCAGCCTGCCCGACGCGCTGTCGGTGGTGGCCGCGCGCGGCAGGATGGTGGCGGACCTGCCGGGCGGCTCGATGCTCGGCGTGCCGCTTCCGGAGGCCCGGGTCCGCGAGCTGATCGGCGGGCAGGACCTGTCGATCGCGGCGGTCAACGGCTCCGCGCTCGTGTCCGTCGCCGGGCCGCACGAGGCCGTGGACGCCTTCGAGGCCCGGCTGCGCGCCGACGGCGTGGCGAGCCGGCGGCTGCGGGTCTCCCACGCCTTCCACTCCGCGATGCTCGACCCCGTCGTCGCCGACTTCACCGCCGAGGTGGCGAAGGCTGCGCTCAATCCGCCGGCGATCCCGGTCGTCTCCTGCGTCACCGGCAGGACGCTCACCGACGAGGAGGCCACCGACCCCGGTTACTGGGCGCGGCAGTTGCGCGAGACCGTCAGGTTCGCCGACGGTCTGCGGGAGGCGGCGGCGCCGCCCGGCAGCGTCCTGGTCGAGGCCGGTCCCGGCCGCCAGCTCGCCGCCCTGGCCGGCGCCGAACTGGGCGAGCGGCACGCGCCGGTGGCCACCCTCATGCCCGGCGCGGACCAGCGGGGCAGCGAACGGGCTGCGCTGCTCGACGGACTCGCCGAACTGTGGCACCAGGGCGTCGGCATCGACTGGCAGGGCACCCACGAGCACCCGCGCCTGCGCGTCCCGCTGCCCACGTACCCGTTCCAGCGCACCCGGTGCTGGATCGACGCCCCGGCGGACAACGCGGCCGCCGCCCCGGAGGAGGCGGCTCCCCGGGGGCCGGAGGAGTGGATCCACCGGCCCCGCTGGACGCAGGTGCCGCGCGAGGCCGGGGCCGGGAGCGTGCCGCGCGACGTCCTGGTGCTGGCCGACCGGTCGGGCGTCGGAGCGGCCCTGGGCGAGCGGCTGACGGCCCTCGGCGGCCGGGTCACGACGGTGGACGCCGGCGCCGACCCGGCGGCGGCACTGCGGGCGGCGCTGGCCGCGCCCGGTTCCCGCCCGGACGCCGTGGTGCACCTGCGGTCGCTCGACGCCGCCCCCGGGGACGACACCGACCGGGAGCAGGCGCTCGGCCTGCGGTCGCTGCTCGGCCTCCTGCCGGCCGGCGGGGCGCGGCCGCCCCGGCTGCTGTACGTCACCCGCCACGTGTTCGACGTGACCGGGGAGGATCCGGTGCGTCCGGGCCTGGCGACCGCCGTCGGTCTGTGCCGGGTCGTGCCGCAGGAGACGTCCTGGGCCTGCCGGGTGGTCGAACTCGACCCGCGCGATCCGCGCGAGCGCCTGTCCGAGACGGCGGCCGACCTGGTCGCGGAGCTGGCCGACGAGGCGTCGCAGGCGTCCCCGGTGGCCCTGCGCGGCCGCAGCCGGTTCGTCCGCGCGCACGTCAGGACGCACGTCGGCAACCAGGCTCCCGCGTCGGCCGGCACGCATCTCCTGGTCGGCGGCCTGGGCCTGATCGGCCGCACCCTGGCCGCGGAGATCCTGCGCGACCCGGCCGCCCGCGTGGTGCTCTACGACCGCGCCGACCCGGCGGCGCTCGCCCCGCCGGCACGGCGGGAGCTGGCGGAGCTGCGCGCGCTCGGCGGCGACCGGCTGACCGTGCGGCGGGGCGACGCCGAGGACACCGCGGCGCTGACGGAGGCGGTCCGCGAGGCGGCGCGGCCGGACGGCCGGCTCGCCGGCGTCGTCTACACCCCTGGCATGTCCGTGGCCGACGGCATCCGGGCCGTGCTGGACTCCCCGCCCGAACTGTTCGCGCAGCACATGGCCACCAAGATGACCGGACTGCACGCGCTCGACGCGGCGCTGGACGGCGTCGCGTACGACCGCTGCCTGATCGTCGGTTCGCTCTCCAGCCTGCTGGGCGGGGTCGGCGGCGCGGCCTACACCGCCGCCAACTGGTACGCCGACACCTATGTGGCGCTCCGCAACCGGACGGCCGAGCGCCGCTGGCTCAACGTCCAGTGGGAGCACTGGCGCGAGCCCGACGCCCCCGGGCCGCGGGACGCGGCCGACTGCGGACCGCGGGAGGCGAAGGAGCTGTACCGGCTGCTGACCGCGGCGGGCGAGGGGCCGTTCACGGTGTGCGCGGCCGACCCCGACGCGCGCGAGGCACTGGCCAGGCGGGCCGAGGCCGACTCCCGCGCCGCCGCGCCGCCGGCCGGGGGCGCACCGGCGAAGTCCGCGTCCGCCGGGACGGCCAAGAGCCGGCCGAAGATGTCCGTCCCCTTCGTCGCGCCGCGCGACGAGACGGAGGAGTACGTCGCGGGCATGTGGCGCGACCTGCTCGGCATCGACGAGATCGGGGTCCGCGACAGCTTCTTCGAACTGGGCGGGCAGTCCCTGCTGGCCATGCAGCTCGTCGGCCGGCTGCGGGACGCCCACGGGATCGAGCTGCCGCTCGGCGAGATCTTCCAGGAGGCCACCGTGGCCACGATCGCCCAGATGATCCGCGCCGCCGGTGAGACACCGCCGGCCGAAGCGCCCGGACCGGACCGGGCCGCGGACCTGGCGGTCGGCGATGTCGCCCCGGCGGACCTCGAAGCGCTGCTCAGCGAGATCGAGGGGCTGTCGAGCGCGGACATCGAGGCCGCGCTCGACACCGAGGGCGAGGAGAACGCCTGA
- a CDS encoding transposase has protein sequence MTSTTHEAREITGGVDTHGLTHHAAVIDPVGRHLADQESPATIGGYRDLLGWMRGHSTPTAVGVEGTGAYGAELARVLTASGTAVIDVDR, from the coding sequence ATGACCAGCACGACGCATGAAGCCCGGGAGATCACCGGCGGAGTGGACACGCACGGCCTGACCCACCACGCGGCGGTGATCGACCCGGTCGGCCGGCACCTCGCCGATCAGGAGTCTCCCGCCACGATCGGCGGCTACCGGGATCTGCTGGGCTGGATGCGCGGCCACAGCACGCCCACCGCGGTCGGCGTGGAGGGCACCGGTGCCTACGGGGCCGAGCTCGCCCGGGTGCTCACCGCGTCCGGGACCGCGGTCATCGACGTCGACCGGTGA
- a CDS encoding ABC transporter ATP-binding protein codes for MAIPRYQVSGERHDDALDTSWWTIARRLPRLSGIAVRLAWQAAPRAVALTGLLQLITGAVTALGLYATTSALTPLLATGPTGDRVREALPALIIVTIAACARSIVAALTVATTSRIGPRVDGIAEARYLEATTKAPLAAYDDPAWADQSEAASRAAKDVHLMTEALTSVTTALVSIAAAAGVLLQLHPVLLPLLLLAVVPRGFAAVRAARAAYLADRHTLADRRLRHSVIFETSSRENALEVRAYTLRPWLLGRFRDVATRLEDAAAEVGRTTARHQLAGDAVAGVATGGVYAALLWLTASGHIAPAAAGTAFIAVQTSGRLLIGLVQGANTTYKTGLYLADWDAFLRDTAARSTSADQAEPVPADPRVIEARSVTFYYPGSALPALKDVSVRVRRGEVLAIVGANGSGKSTLAKLLAGLYTPTAGTVTWDGTDLSRTDPEQLWRNLAMLPQDFARWPVTARENITLGQGDQDERSIAAAAAAVGADTVLDALPDGLDTNLAPSWWGGRDLSGGQWQRIAAARAIYRGAPVLICDEPTSALDPLAEEAVYRRIQTLAQGRTVILITHRLGATRSADRILVLDGGVITEEGTHESLLDREGTYAAMWRAQADTYVATPA; via the coding sequence GTGGCCATCCCGCGCTACCAGGTCAGCGGCGAGCGGCACGACGACGCGCTCGACACCTCCTGGTGGACCATCGCCCGCCGCCTGCCCCGCCTGTCCGGCATCGCCGTCCGGCTCGCGTGGCAGGCGGCGCCGCGCGCCGTCGCACTGACCGGCCTTCTCCAGCTCATCACCGGGGCCGTCACCGCTCTGGGCCTGTACGCCACCACCAGCGCGCTGACCCCACTGCTGGCGACCGGGCCGACCGGGGACCGGGTGCGCGAGGCACTGCCCGCGCTGATCATCGTCACCATCGCCGCCTGCGCCCGCTCGATCGTCGCCGCGCTCACCGTGGCCACCACCTCGCGGATCGGCCCGCGCGTGGACGGAATCGCCGAAGCCCGCTATCTCGAAGCCACCACCAAGGCCCCTCTCGCCGCCTACGACGATCCGGCCTGGGCCGACCAGTCCGAAGCAGCATCCCGCGCCGCCAAGGACGTGCACCTCATGACCGAGGCCCTGACGTCGGTGACCACCGCCCTGGTGTCGATCGCCGCGGCGGCCGGCGTCCTCCTCCAGCTCCACCCGGTACTGCTGCCCCTGCTCCTCCTCGCCGTCGTGCCCCGCGGATTCGCGGCTGTCCGTGCGGCCCGCGCCGCCTACCTCGCCGACCGGCACACCCTCGCCGACCGGCGCCTGCGCCACTCCGTCATTTTCGAGACCTCCAGCCGGGAGAACGCGTTGGAGGTCCGCGCCTACACGCTCCGCCCCTGGCTGCTGGGCCGCTTCCGCGACGTCGCCACCCGCCTGGAAGACGCCGCCGCCGAGGTCGGGCGCACCACCGCCCGCCACCAGCTCGCCGGAGACGCCGTCGCCGGAGTGGCGACCGGCGGCGTCTACGCCGCGCTGCTGTGGCTCACCGCCAGCGGCCACATCGCCCCGGCCGCCGCCGGCACCGCGTTCATCGCCGTCCAGACCTCCGGCCGCCTGCTGATCGGCCTCGTCCAAGGGGCGAACACCACCTACAAGACGGGCCTGTACCTGGCCGACTGGGACGCCTTCCTGCGCGACACCGCCGCCCGCAGCACCTCTGCGGACCAGGCTGAGCCCGTCCCCGCCGACCCGCGCGTGATCGAGGCCCGCAGCGTCACCTTCTACTACCCGGGCAGCGCGCTGCCCGCGCTGAAGGACGTCAGTGTCCGCGTCCGGCGCGGCGAGGTCCTCGCGATCGTCGGCGCGAACGGCTCGGGCAAGTCCACCCTTGCCAAGCTCCTCGCCGGCCTCTACACCCCCACCGCCGGCACCGTCACCTGGGACGGCACCGACCTGTCCCGCACCGACCCCGAACAGCTCTGGCGCAACCTCGCGATGCTGCCCCAGGACTTCGCCCGCTGGCCGGTCACCGCCCGCGAGAACATCACCCTCGGCCAGGGCGACCAGGACGAACGCAGCATCGCCGCCGCGGCGGCGGCCGTCGGCGCGGACACCGTCCTCGACGCCCTGCCCGACGGCCTGGACACCAACCTCGCCCCCTCCTGGTGGGGCGGGCGTGACCTGTCCGGCGGCCAGTGGCAGCGCATCGCCGCCGCGCGCGCCATCTACCGAGGCGCCCCCGTCCTCATCTGCGACGAACCCACCTCCGCCCTCGACCCGCTCGCCGAGGAAGCCGTCTACCGCCGCATCCAGACCCTCGCCCAGGGCCGGACCGTCATCCTCATCACCCACCGCCTCGGCGCCACCCGCAGCGCGGACCGCATCCTCGTCCTCGACGGGGGAGTCATCACCGAGGAAGGCACCCACGAATCGCTCCTCGACCGCGAAGGAACGTATGCGGCGATGTGGCGCGCCCAGGCCGACACCTACGTCGCCACACCGGCTTGA
- a CDS encoding lasso peptide biosynthesis B2 protein: MTPTLYTAALPGGGAAVMDVRAGRGRWQHLNATAARLWELLADGDDPALAVEHLVAAFAEQGADPAAVRTDLSLLLEQLRALGLLSGTAAEAASVPTEVTVRPALPEETRLRVGERAAGAAGLVLALILLRCAPVRTSIAVGRAVARLPLHPAGPDRADRLFAAVRRAGRAWPGRVACLEESLACYLAAALRGRGVAWVIGARTAPAGAHAWNEAGGQVIGQDAGDRVWPYAPALALSPRTRWR; the protein is encoded by the coding sequence ATGACCCCGACGCTCTACACCGCCGCCCTGCCGGGCGGCGGCGCCGCGGTGATGGACGTGCGCGCCGGCCGGGGCCGTTGGCAGCACCTCAACGCCACCGCCGCGCGGCTGTGGGAACTGCTGGCCGACGGCGACGATCCGGCGCTGGCCGTGGAACACCTCGTCGCCGCGTTCGCAGAACAGGGCGCCGACCCGGCGGCCGTCCGAACCGACCTCTCCCTCCTCCTGGAGCAGTTGCGGGCGCTCGGTCTGCTGTCCGGCACCGCCGCCGAAGCCGCCTCGGTGCCGACGGAGGTGACGGTCCGCCCGGCTCTGCCGGAGGAGACACGGCTGCGCGTCGGCGAACGCGCCGCCGGCGCGGCTGGGCTCGTGCTCGCGCTGATCCTGTTGCGCTGCGCCCCCGTCCGCACAAGCATCGCCGTCGGCCGCGCCGTCGCCCGCCTCCCGCTCCACCCGGCCGGTCCGGACCGGGCGGACCGGCTGTTCGCCGCCGTGCGCCGAGCCGGACGCGCCTGGCCGGGCCGGGTCGCGTGCCTGGAGGAATCCCTGGCCTGCTACCTCGCTGCCGCCCTGCGCGGCCGGGGTGTCGCCTGGGTGATCGGCGCACGGACCGCGCCGGCCGGCGCGCACGCCTGGAACGAGGCTGGCGGGCAGGTGATCGGACAGGACGCGGGCGACCGGGTATGGCCCTACGCCCCCGCCCTGGCGCTGAGTCCCCGGACCCGCTGGAGATAG
- a CDS encoding asparagine synthase yields MGHAPKECVVTALPGGEGARLVTAGGCLATAAERRAAVTAGRSGDLEPARVLPGSHVTVLDTGREMWVFGDGAGVAPVYWVEHDGGVWWATAAAALAALTGAGPDLAWLLGDLALCGVDFRLTAAPFEGVRRVPPGSALVLRGRATPDIVPLPGSTPARLGLAEGAQRLREVFTEAVTRRAHAWERVTTDLSGGVDSSTVTCLAAAQKPVLSVTYTDARMDRDDDLLYARRIAGEVGGIEHRVIDARQAGVRHFDGLNAPALLPATDLPSMSLGLLSILAARMAPVVSHGCGAHLTGRGGDNVLAAPSSHRVDAFLAGRRLGAVRLTSGFARACRVEPWRAWRQLAVTATTPYPRALEHLAARIAVPLPDRWRPGASDALAWCSATAAARWLTPAGRRAVADLVASRVPHAAAHTRPGALHDRLDLEWMAGEHATFDSIARQLWGVGVHAPFLDTAVTDACLSIPTFERARPGVYKPLARAAFARLVPDWLLTRQTKTLFTSSVFDGLAGNAGALRRIVAGSRLAAAGLMDARRAAGDLEAGIAGAPALLGALHALVVAELWLTRITGATFAAWWQPAADRSVPA; encoded by the coding sequence GTGGGGCACGCGCCGAAGGAGTGCGTCGTCACCGCACTGCCGGGAGGGGAGGGGGCGCGGCTGGTGACGGCCGGGGGCTGTCTGGCGACGGCCGCCGAGCGGCGCGCGGCCGTCACTGCCGGCCGCAGCGGGGACCTTGAGCCTGCGCGGGTGTTGCCCGGCTCGCACGTCACCGTGCTGGACACCGGGCGGGAGATGTGGGTGTTCGGGGATGGGGCCGGTGTCGCGCCTGTGTACTGGGTGGAGCACGACGGCGGGGTGTGGTGGGCGACGGCCGCCGCTGCGCTGGCCGCGCTGACCGGTGCCGGGCCGGACCTGGCCTGGCTGCTCGGCGATCTCGCGCTGTGCGGGGTGGACTTCCGGCTGACGGCCGCCCCGTTCGAGGGGGTGCGGCGGGTGCCGCCGGGAAGCGCCCTGGTCCTGCGCGGCCGTGCCACGCCCGACATCGTGCCCCTCCCGGGCTCCACCCCCGCCCGGCTCGGCCTCGCAGAGGGCGCGCAGCGGCTGCGGGAGGTGTTCACCGAGGCGGTGACCCGCCGCGCCCACGCCTGGGAGCGGGTGACGACCGATCTGTCCGGCGGAGTGGACAGCAGCACGGTCACCTGCCTCGCCGCTGCTCAGAAACCGGTGCTGTCCGTCACCTACACGGACGCGCGGATGGACCGGGACGACGATCTGCTGTACGCCCGGCGGATCGCGGGGGAGGTCGGCGGCATCGAGCACCGGGTCATCGACGCCCGGCAGGCCGGTGTGCGGCACTTCGACGGCTTGAACGCCCCGGCCCTCCTGCCGGCCACCGATCTGCCGTCGATGTCGCTGGGCCTGCTGTCCATCCTCGCCGCCCGCATGGCCCCGGTCGTCTCCCACGGCTGTGGCGCGCACCTGACCGGGCGCGGCGGGGACAACGTCCTGGCCGCCCCGTCCAGTCACCGGGTGGACGCCTTCCTCGCCGGCCGCCGCCTGGGCGCGGTCCGGCTCACGAGCGGCTTCGCGCGCGCGTGCCGGGTCGAGCCGTGGCGGGCCTGGCGCCAGCTCGCCGTCACGGCCACCACCCCCTACCCTCGCGCGCTGGAACACCTGGCCGCCCGTATCGCCGTCCCGCTCCCCGACAGGTGGCGGCCCGGCGCGTCCGATGCGCTGGCGTGGTGCTCGGCGACGGCCGCCGCCCGCTGGCTGACCCCGGCCGGGCGACGCGCGGTCGCCGATCTGGTGGCCTCCCGGGTGCCGCACGCCGCCGCGCACACCCGGCCGGGCGCGCTGCACGACCGGCTCGATCTGGAGTGGATGGCCGGCGAGCACGCGACGTTCGACTCCATCGCCCGCCAGCTGTGGGGCGTGGGCGTGCACGCCCCGTTCCTCGACACCGCGGTGACCGACGCCTGCCTGTCGATCCCGACGTTCGAGCGCGCCCGGCCGGGCGTCTACAAGCCGCTCGCGCGGGCCGCGTTCGCCCGGCTCGTGCCGGACTGGCTGCTGACCCGGCAGACCAAGACGCTGTTCACCAGCTCCGTGTTCGACGGCCTGGCCGGCAACGCCGGGGCCCTGCGCCGCATCGTGGCAGGCTCGCGCCTGGCAGCAGCGGGGCTGATGGATGCGCGCCGTGCGGCGGGCGACCTGGAAGCCGGGATCGCCGGGGCGCCGGCCCTGCTGGGCGCCCTGCACGCTTTGGTCGTCGCTGAACTCTGGCTGACCCGCATCACTGGAGCGACGTTCGCCGCCTGGTGGCAGCCCGCGGCCGACAGGAGCGTGCCCGCATGA
- a CDS encoding XRE family transcriptional regulator: MGTRKDGVYRWERPASATGRTRRPDPPTQRLIAELLGIPQEAADPQMWPRWLSLDPLQQPTRYTWDAAGATAALAEVSRGETAMNRRHVTQLIGTTLTTSLWMWLTADPVAAGQMTCGRRLGEAAVGHVEERVRQLRHADDIDGGGQLLTETTAALAFVVGLLKTRSYSDAHGARLHAAAADLARMHAWAQFDAYDQCADAVFHAALRAAHASGDPVLGSHILAFWSIAAGATGRPDAAEDMIATALTAARGRSTPRVEAMLHSRRARARARRGDQAAFTDLGRAAELLHASEHETPKNPDPEWVYWFDAAELAGVTGSTHLDFDQSGRAEQAYIEAAALFPADRVRTRVLFLGRQADAQWLQGDADRACATAHHALDLAEEINSPRAASPLRDLADQMSTISTAAVQDFRERLASLPA, encoded by the coding sequence GTGGGCACCCGTAAGGACGGCGTGTACCGCTGGGAGCGCCCGGCCTCGGCGACCGGCAGGACCCGCCGTCCCGATCCCCCCACCCAGCGGCTCATCGCCGAACTACTGGGCATACCTCAAGAGGCGGCGGACCCACAGATGTGGCCCCGCTGGCTGAGCCTGGACCCGCTCCAGCAGCCCACCCGCTACACCTGGGACGCCGCCGGCGCCACCGCAGCACTCGCCGAAGTGTCCAGGGGGGAGACCGCGATGAACCGCAGACACGTCACACAGCTGATCGGCACGACCCTCACCACCTCACTGTGGATGTGGCTGACCGCCGATCCGGTCGCCGCCGGCCAGATGACCTGTGGGCGGCGGCTCGGCGAAGCCGCAGTCGGTCACGTCGAGGAACGGGTCCGTCAGCTCAGACACGCCGACGACATCGACGGCGGCGGGCAGCTCCTCACCGAGACAACCGCCGCCCTGGCCTTCGTCGTCGGCCTGCTGAAAACCCGCAGTTACAGCGACGCCCACGGCGCCCGGCTTCACGCCGCGGCGGCCGACCTCGCGCGCATGCACGCCTGGGCACAGTTCGACGCGTACGACCAGTGCGCCGACGCTGTATTCCACGCCGCTCTACGTGCCGCTCACGCCTCCGGCGACCCCGTGCTCGGCAGCCATATCCTGGCGTTCTGGTCCATCGCCGCCGGCGCCACCGGCCGCCCCGACGCCGCCGAAGACATGATCGCCACGGCACTGACCGCCGCTCGGGGCCGCAGCACGCCCCGCGTGGAGGCCATGCTCCACTCCCGCCGCGCCCGCGCCCGCGCGCGGCGCGGCGACCAGGCCGCCTTCACCGACCTCGGCCGCGCCGCCGAGCTGCTGCATGCCTCCGAGCACGAGACACCCAAGAACCCCGACCCGGAGTGGGTCTACTGGTTCGATGCGGCCGAACTCGCCGGAGTCACCGGCTCCACACACCTGGACTTCGACCAGTCCGGCCGGGCCGAACAGGCATACATCGAGGCCGCCGCCCTCTTCCCGGCCGACCGGGTACGCACCCGTGTGCTTTTTCTGGGCCGCCAGGCCGACGCCCAATGGCTCCAGGGCGACGCCGATCGTGCGTGCGCCACCGCGCACCACGCGCTCGACCTGGCGGAAGAGATCAACTCCCCTCGCGCGGCCAGCCCCCTGCGCGATCTCGCCGATCAGATGAGCACGATCAGCACGGCAGCCGTACAGGACTTCCGCGAGCGCCTCGCATCCCTGCCCGCCTGA